A genome region from Sphaeramia orbicularis chromosome 19, fSphaOr1.1, whole genome shotgun sequence includes the following:
- the paqr4b gene encoding progestin and adipoQ receptor family member 4 produces the protein MVLYKGPRLLEFAKTPSHLQFNKYVLTGYRPVQTAEECLRSLFYMHNELGNIYTHGIPFFLFLVLLPFNIPWMEVESVWICVAHYLACISPTVGSVVYHVFMNHVGGEQVYDTLLSLDMFGVCLVNTLGALPIIHITLLCYPNMQQAALLAYILLSVYGIYCATTARTNVLRLQAFVWQALFRFCLFLFRVYGSGVGSPKSLRLFVTMDTLAVMGGVVNIIQIPERFSPGLFDNWGNSHQIMHVMVICSIIYYHWGTLEDLAWIKTYQCPAD, from the exons ATGGTGCTTTACAAAGGACCACGGCTGTTGGAATTTGCAAAGACTCCTTCACACCTTCAGTTCAACAAATATGTCCTGACGGGTTATCGACCTGTGCAAACTGCTGAAGAATGCCTCAGGAGCCTCTTCTACATGCACAATGAGCTGGGCAACATTTACACCCATG GTATCCCTTTCTTCCTATTCTTGGTGCTACTTCCTTTCAACATCCCATGGATGGAGGTGGAGAGTGTGTGGATCTGCGTGGCCCACTACCTGGCTTGCATCTCTCCCACTGTGGGCTCAGTGGTCTACCATGTGTTCATGAACCATGTGGGAGGAGAACAAGTGTACGACACCCTGCTCTCCCTGGACATGTTTGGGGTCTGCTTAGTTAACACTCTGG GGGCACTTCCCATCATCCACATAACTCTTCTCTGCTACCCAAACATGCAACAGGCTGCCCTACTGGCCTACATCCTCCTGTCAGTCTATGGCATCTACTGCGCCACCACGGCCCGCACAAACGTCCTGCGCCTGCAGGCTTTTGTCTGGCAGGCCCTGTTCCGCTTCTGCCTCTTCTTGTTCCGAGTGTACGGCAGTGGGGTGGGCAGCCCAAAGTCCCTGCGCCTCTTTGTTACCATGGACACTCTGGCTGTCATGGGTGGGGTGGTCAACATCATCCAGATCCCAGAACGTTTCAGCCCCGGTCTGTTTGACAACTGGGGAAACAGCCACCAGATCATGCACGTTATGGTTATTTGCTCAATTATCTACTATCACTGGGGCACATTGGAGGATTTAGCTTGGATTAAAACCTACCAGTGTCCTGCTGATTAA
- the pelo gene encoding protein pelota homolog codes for MKLIHKDIEKDNAGQVTLVPEEAEDMWHTYNLLQVGDSLRASTIRKVQTESNTGSVGSSRVRTTLTICVETIDFDSQACQLRVKGTNLEENQYVKMGAYHTIELELNRKFTLAKKSWDSVVLDRIEQACDVTQKADVAAVVMQEGLANLVLVTPAMTLLRAKVEVTIPRKRRGSCTQHEKALERFYEAVMQAILRHINFDVVKCILVASPGFVKDQFIAYLFKEAVRQDNKTLLENRPKFMLVHSSSGHKYSLKEILSDPTVTSRLSDTKAAGEVKALEDFYKMLQHEPDRAFYGLAHVEKATDALAVDTLLISDKLFRHQDVPTRSRYVRLVDNVRDNGGNVRIFSSLHVSGEQLTQLSGVAAILRFPIADLSEPEDDSSSDED; via the exons ATGAAGTTGATCCATAAAGACATTGAAAAAGACAATGCCGG TCAGGTCACTCTTGTCCCAGAGGAAGCAGAGGATATGTGGCACACATACAACCTGCTGCAAGTGGGGGACAGTTTGAGAGCCTCCACCATCAG AAAAGTGCAGACTGAGTCCAACACTGGAAGTGTGGGCAGCTCCAGAGTTCGAACTACCCTGACTATATGTGTGGAGACTATTGATTTTGACTCCCAGGCCTGTCAGCTGAGAGTAAAGGGCACTAACTTAGAGGAGAACCAATATGTTAAG ATGGGGGCTTACCACACTATTGAGCTTGAGCTCAACAGGAAGTTCACTCTTGCTAAAAAGAGTTGGGACAGTGTTGTGCTGGATCGAATTG agcAGGCTTGTGATGTGACACAGAAGGCAGATGTGGCAGCTGTAGTAATGCAGGAGGGTCTTGCCAATCTTGTTCTGGTGACACCTGCCATGACTCTCCTAAGGGCAAAAGTGGAAGTCACAATCCCTCGCAAGAGGAGAGGAAGCTGCACTCAGCATGAGAAG GCACTCGAGAGGTTTTATGAGGCTGTGATGCAGGCAATTCTTCGGCACATCAATTTTGACG TGGTGAAGTGCATCCTGGTGGCCAGTCCAGGGTTTGTGAAGGACCAGTTCATCGCCTACCTCTTCAAAGAGGCGGTGCGACAAGACAACAAGACACTATTGGAGAACCGACCCAAATTCATGTTGGTCCACTCATCATCAGGTCATAAGTATTCACTCAAAG AAATCCTGTCTGATCCCACTGTGACAAGTAGACTTTCTGATACCAAG GCAGCAGGAGAAGTAAAAGCGCTGGAGGACTTTTACAAGATGCTCCAACATGAGCCTGACCGAGCATTCTATGG ACTGGCTCATGTGGAGAAAGCTACCGACGCCTTGGCAGTTGACACCCTTTTGATAAGTGATAAGCTGTTCAG ACATCAGGACGTCCCCACAAGGAGTCGTTATGTTCGATTGGTGGACAACGTGAGAGACAATGGCGGCAATGTCAG GATATTCTCAAGCCTTCATGTCTCTGGTGAAC AATTGACTCAGCTGAGCGGAGTGGCAGCCATCTTGAGGTTTCCCATCGCTGACCTATCAGAGCCCGAGGATGACAGCAGCTCAGATGAAGACTAA
- the LOC115439555 gene encoding LOW QUALITY PROTEIN: serine/threonine-protein phosphatase alpha-2 isoform (The sequence of the model RefSeq protein was modified relative to this genomic sequence to represent the inferred CDS: inserted 1 base in 1 codon) → MAEADKLNIDSIIQRLLEVKGSRPGKNVQLTENEIRGLCLKSREIFLSQPILLELEAPLKICGDVHGQYYDLLRLFEYGGFPPESNYLFXGDYVDRGKQSLETICLLLAYKIKYPENFFLLRGNHECASINRIYGFYDECKRRYNIKLWKTFTDCFNCLPVAAIVDEKIFCCHGGLSPDLQSMEQVRRVMRPTDVPDQGLLCDLLWADPDKDVLGWGENDRGVSFTFGADVVTKFLHKHDMDLICRAHQVVEDGYEFFAKRQLVTLFSAPNYCGEFDNAGAMMSVDETLMCSFQILKPADKKLFYGGGGGMGSGRPVTPPRKAKK, encoded by the exons ATGGCAGAAGCTGATAAACTTAACATCGACTCCATTATACAGCGTCTGTTGGAAG TTAAAGGCTCCAGACCTGGCAAAAATGTTCAGCTGACAGAGAATGAAATCCGTGGTCTTTGTCTGAAATCCCGGGAGATCTTTCTCAGCCAGCCAATCCTGCTTGAACTTGAGGCACCTCTTAAGATTTGTG GTGATGTTCACGGGCAGTACTACGATCTTCTGAGGCTGTTTGAGTATGGGGGATTTCCACCAGAGAGCAACTACCTGT CTGGAGACTATGTAGATAGAGGCAAGCAGTCACTGGAGACCATCTGCCTGTTGTTGGCTTACAAGATCAAGTACCCTGAGAACTTCTTCCTGCTGAGAGGAAACCACGAGTGCGCCTCAATCAACAGAATATATGGCTTCTATGATGAGT GTAAGAGGCGATACAACATTAAGCTGTGGAAGACCTTCACCGACTGCTTCAACTGTTTGCCTGTTGCAGCCATTGTTGATGAGAAGATCTTCTGTTGCCATGGAG GCCTATCCCCAGACCTCCAGTCTATGGAACAGGTGCGAAGGGTCATGCGCCCCACTGATGTGCCTGACCAGGGCCTACTCTGTGACTTGCTTTGGGCAGACCCAGACAAAGATGTGCTGGGCTGGGGTGAGAACGACCGTGGCGTCTCCTTCACTTTTGGCGCAGATGTGGTCACAAAGTTCCTCCACAAACACGACATGGACCTCATTTGTCGGGCCCATCAG GTTGTTGAGGATGGGTATGAGTTCTTTGCAAAGAGGCAGCTGGTTACACTGTTCTCAGCCCCAAACTACTGTGGCGAATTTGACAATGCCGGCGCGATGATGAGTGTAGACGAGACCCTCATGTGCTCATTCCAG ATTCTCAAACCTGCAGACAAGAAACTGTTCTACGGTGGTGGGGGTGGCATGGGCTCTGGTCGCCCAGTCACTCCCCCCAGGAAAGCTAAGAAATGA